cagttaatccttaccatagtcatatgtctatgcatgtatcttgTAGTGTATGTACTGATTTAGAGGTGGTGCTCTTTATGATGTAAGCTAATCTAATTATTTATGTGTTATACATATCCAGCATAACAGGGTCATTTTCTTCCTGCTGAAGATAAATCCCACCTTTAACGTTCCCTATGTAAGAACGACTGGTGAACGGTTCAGGAAAGTAGCAATTTCATCCTGTGTCAATCATCTAGGGAGGCCACTTAAAACACTTCAGTTACTAAAGTCTGCCTGGAACTCAGGAGGGCACTTTGCTAATGTGACAGAGATCAACATAGCAAGCATTTTGTTTCTCGAATGCTTTGGCTGCTTCTTTGTGCTGTTGCTGAATTACCcataactgcagattttctctgacATGTGGTGCTATGGAGATACATTAAAGCTCTGTAACTCTCTCGATGCTGGGATACATTTTCAGAGCTCGCACTAGAGTCAGTAGAGTACATACACTGGAAGCTATAATTGCCTTACTTTTACCAACGCTTAGCATAACTACATCCCAGCAGTATGCATTCTATGCGTCGTATTGGCAGCACACAAAGCCCTACATGTAATATCTCCCTGAACAGGCAACAACATACATAGTGTGGTGTGACATGGCTTAACCGACACATCATCTACATTCTGCTCATGagctattaaggtggccatatatgaaGCGATTTTCTGACCCGATCGACCATCATATTCGATAATTCTATTGAATGAGATGAAAATCTGTGTTGCAACATGCCCGCCCGATTGATTATTCGATCAATATCGGGCCAAAATCGATTGAATACAGCGAttgagcatgctggaaaatctcgatCAAAAGTGCTCAATCGGGTGCACGGCAATAACAGCGTTCGATATCGGAAAGGCTGACATACACAACAGACCTAGGCTGCGGTCCCCAAGTGTAAAATGTCCCCCCACCCGTGCAAATTCTCACCTGTCCCGCTGGTACGACTCCCGGCGTCATCCGCTACCCATTACCAACCTGTACCATGTGGCGTGATGTCACATGGGCCACGTAATACACGGTGCACGTGGTACAGCACTTGCTGTAACCAATGGAACAAATGAGAATCTACAACTCACGAGCACCGGGGGAAGAAGACATTTTACACAAGCAGGGGGGTGTCCAGGCAGGGGGCAGAGGCGTCGTCACTAGGGCCATTTCGGATAGACTTTATTCTGAGATCTATCGGCAATTGGCCTGCAGTATATTGAAGGGCAACAAATCTCCCTCTTATAAGATCTGTCTCATGGTTGATCTGCCTATAAAtccctagatgtatgggcacctttatagggCAGAAATAGATATATACGGTTAACATCTACAGCAAATTAAATGTGGGTATTATGCTCAATCTCTTCACCCACCACGCATGTGGCAAGAACTTGTACTTCTGAAGAGTAGACTGGTAGACTCAGCTTTCTGTGGGACGGGGGAAACcacattcatttttttctgcttttagcaTTCTCTTTCATCCCAGCCCACGTTGTTTCTCACTGAAAACGTACTACCAGTTTCATATCATACGGGTAGCCATACAGTTACATACAGTAATTAATTTACTTGAAAAAAAggcatctgtccatcaagttcaacaagAAAATATGGTGCAACATCGTCCTGCGGCCTCACATATCCCCAACTGACACAGTATAAGGTGAAACCCCTTACAAGATTTGGGCCAATtaactttaaaagggaaaaaaatccatcTTAACTCGAGATAGCAGATTAAATCCTTGGATCAACACCACCCGGAGTTACCaaataattatagccatggatgcccttaATGCAAGAaaggcatctaagccccctttaaatccaTGTGCATCTATACTATACTATGCCTCAACATTTGTCACTTAACTTTATACTTTCCTGCTTCCATTAGTTTCATGTGTCTGCCAGTGAATCTGCAGCTACGGTTAACTGTGTGTGCTCTGAAAAATATGGAGTACAAAAGTGAACTTGATACATCATAGAAACTGCAGAAATATACTGTAAATCTTTGTTGCGCTCTCCACAGGTGGTAGTTCCTGTAAATGACAGaactcacatagcgtaatactgcattAACCTACCTACGCGTTTCATCCAATAGGACTCATTGGGGCTTAAGTGTGGGAatttgatgcagtattatgctatgtgagTTCTGCCCTTTACAGGAACTACCACCATGAAGAGCGCAACAAGGATTAATATTTCTGTGGCATTCATCTAGGACACTTGTGCGTGCGAACCCACGTTTAGTACATCATTGGCGCTGTGACTGTTATATCTCTCTCTCAATTTTAGTGGCTGGTGCGCACGAGCAGTATATGCATATGTTGCATATTATAAAAACTGTTGTACTGTCTTACCAAGTGTCTTACATCTTCTCGCTTattctgtctctgcagataatgTGATGGATTTGGGCATGGCCAACGACAAGTCATCCCAGGATCTCTCATATACAGGTACATTCCAGCCAGGCAATAAGACTGTTACCTATTTAGGAAAGTTCTCTTTTGATTCACCATCCAActggtgccaagaaaacatcataAGCTTGATGAGTGCCGGCATCCTTAGTGTGCCAACATCACAAGCCACTGGAGCCAGTGGAGGAGGAAACAGTGGAGGAAATGGAAGCCTCATGGGCCAGACACAAAGTGATGTTGAGTCGATGTTCCACAGTCTTCCCCCTTATTCCAGTTGTGGGGACTTGTACCATGACCAGATGAGCTTTCAAGGGGGCAGTATGACTCCCTATACCACCCAGGATTACTCATCCACCAAGCAGAGTTTAGACTCTAGTGTGTTTCCTATGATACCAGACTACAACTTATTCCACCACAATACTGAGATACCCACAGTAGATCAAAAGCCCTTCCAGAACATGGAGGCCATGCGGGTCAACCCACCACCTATAACTCCACTGGAAACCATCAAAGCTTTCAAGGAGAAGCAGGTCTTGCCAAGCTTTGGAGGTATGAGCCATCAACCCCCACTCACCCTTAAACCAATTCGTCCAAGGAAATACCCCAACCGCCCAAGCAAGACCCCGGTCCATGAAAGGCCCCATGCCTGCCCAGCTGAAGGTTGCGATAGGCGCTTTTCACGCTCAGATGAGCTAACTCGCCACTTGCGTATTCACACAGGACACAAGCCTTTCCAATGTCGTATATGCATGAGAAGCTTCAGCCGATCTGACCACCTAACTACCcacatccgcacacacacaggagagaagccCTTCGCTTGTGACTTCTGTGGGCGCAAGTTTGCACGAAGCGATGAGAGAAAACGGCATGCAAAGATCCACCTCAAACAGAAGGACAAGAAAGCAGGAGAAAAGGCGGGCTGTTCACCCTCTGTTTCTGGAGCACCAGCAGTGACCACGTGTGCCTGAGAGCCCATCTAGACAGACTTTATCGGACAGCCTGGTGGAAACATGCATTACGCATGTCTCCTTCCACCTTTGTGAAAAGCTGCTCTGCAGATCATTACTCTACATACTGCTTATCACTCACCTAAAGGAGACCTGCAGGGTATGTCTCCCCTTTCACGTTTACTGACCATTATCTGCAGAGCACAACCCAACTGATGGCTAAGCTGCAAACAACACGctatagctgctgctgcttcaggttcCATTTTTGGAGCATTGATTCATCACATTCCTCATTAAGACCTTCAAATCCACCCCTGACATTGCACATATCACAACCAATGGGCTCTAAAGGCTGGCCACACATCTTACAGTCCGACTGTATGATCCAACCCCATTTCGCACATTGcatccaaagggggggggggcgcaatttttgatGACATGAAAACACTAGGAAGAGTGGCAAAATATGGTCCTTTGAAACATCAGATTGAAATGAGTGTGGTACTATCGAATCATGTCCAAAGATGTTGGCGTACTCGTATGTTTACTTTAACTAATCCAATGATTGTTTTTTAAGATGGTGGTAGCTATGCTGAATTCTACATGCGTTGAAGATCTGATCTCATCAAAGGGAAATATTTCTgccatgtgtatgtgtgtttgggggggacaCGCATTGGGAGAAAGGATCTTTTGAACGCATTCAGGGAAATGATCGCCTATGTGTGGCCAAGCTTTACTGCCTTGCAGCACCTCTTCGGGAGATCGCCCACTGCTTCCGTCCACCTAAACCACATGACTTGTACAGCCTCAGTCTACACTGCTAATTGTAATTTATGTGCTGGGAAGACGAGAAACCGGGAGCACATGGGTCTCAGGGTATACTTAGGATTCGGACAAGCTGAATCCTTAAAGTTTGAGGCAGGGTCACAATTTGCTGCTATGGCAAAATATTCTTCTGCTGCTATGTCCAAATGTTGCACCCTCATGTGCCTGCTGTGCACTGTGTCCCCTTTTCCCTCCTCCATCATATCACATCTATCTTCATGTTCCTTTCTTTGTGAGGTTCTTTCTTCATATAATTCTCCTGCTTTTCCATCCCCCCTCCTCTCCGTCTCTTTCTCTCCCATACACGCTCCCCCCTGATTTCTCTTTTCAACGTCTGTCACACAGTTttattagggggaaaaaaaacaactacagcttgagtcagtgtgtgtgtgtgtgtgtgtgaaaatgtGTGCGCATGATTACATACGGCCAGGTTTCATTGTCCTTAGCGAAGGCTGCATAATGAGTGAAAGAATACCAGGATGatcattttcctttttttgtaaACCAAAGAACTATCCGATCCTGCTGTAATTGGGCTGTGATCCGTGGAAACACGCTTAGCCCATTGAGTGCGGAGTGTAACTGAGGGTCCAATCAGTTAAAAGATTCCTATTCCCAGGACACAGCATTCTGAGCCAACTTTCTCAGAGCATGTGTTCTAGTcctatttttttcttcccttatgtcagtttattttatttttcccttcCTTTCTGATTTTTCTTCCAAAGGAAGCAAAGAGCACTTGTACTGAAATATGGAAGCGTAAAACGAGTGGCACGCTGGTTGCTGCGCACTTACACAGGGATATACTGCAGCAGGTGGTTAAAAAGGGGGTCCAAAGCACAGGTACTCTTCTAAAGTAGGACTCTGCTTGATAAACAGATGGACAAGCATCACCTCAAAAAAAAAGGGCTGCCTCTTTCTAAAACCTGCAGAATTGCATTACTTAAAAAAGTGGttatgtaacttgcttagcaagtGGCAGAAGGTGAATTTGCACCCAAAAAAATGTGttcagtcttaaagtgaacccgagctgaaaataaatggatgagataaacaattagatTTATCCtcacttctaaaaatgacttttttaaattttcccagggttttcttttatatttatacTTTTACAAAGTAGGTTCAATGTTTTatagtctctaatcagtggcagcctattaaatatcccagagttagaaaaatagttcatgtattttatctcaccctctgaagttgtattctgccaggaaaacatttatggctgtaattagcttactAGTGATGATTACTATATTCCCAGACAAAgtcccgacaagacagaagctgtcacttccatgcttagaaattaactcttttaggcaagtaaaacagcctggttattaatatgtttggactatacatacacatgtttatctcatcatgtcacatgttacctcgAGTATGCTTTAAAAAAGCAAtcatgtaacttgcttagcaagtGGCAATAAGGTGCAAAgaaggtgcatttgcaccaaaaaCTTGTGCTCATCCTTAAAGGGCGTCTTCTCCTAAACGTGCTTCTTTCATGGTTGCTAGTAAGCTATGTGCTGGCATCTCGTAGGTGGAATTACTCTGGTCAAAAGCATTCTCCATGATGATGACATTAAAGATTGGAAGAGGTTGAAGATTGCTTGATAAACATGTATGAGTGAGTTGCCTGAGATGGCATGTTTATGTTATATGGAGAAACAAAGACACACCTTTCTTTCCAGGCTGTTTCAATGATTTTTAGCCAAAGATCGGATGGTCAGAGATGACTTCTGGCGCTACAGCCCAAAAAAAAGAGCCCACTTTACTCACTGATCCACATCTTCTATCAGGAATGATCCTTGCTGGTCACAGTTGTATTCGATAAGGATGACAGACAGAAAGGACAGAAGTGAAACAGGCTGTATGGGTGTCATATCCTTGTTTGTCCTCAATGTAATCTCTAACCTTAAACAGCTAGATTTTTAAGTTTTAGGTGAATACAGTATCTAGGAGTAAAGATACAAAGATACAAAGCTTGGAACATGGAAACATTACTGTACTGTAAAAAAGAATAAGCACAAGCTTTGTAACTTATACTTAATACAGAAGCCATTACTAACCCTTACACTGTTACAGGGGACCATTATTACTAAAGCCTTGGACAcacggggagaaaaaaaaatccttaaaaacGAATGATGAACAACTCACCTTAAAGATGTCGTTTGAAAATACAAAGCACAATTGATAGCTTCAGGGAACGATAAACGAATGATTGACGATGGTGCTTGGGCATTTTTAACGACTTGACGCAACGGATCACTTTGGCAGAAAATTGTTCATTGTCAGCAATGTGTACAGAGCTACGAACGATTTTTAAACAATTTGTCCACAAAGTCTACGGCACTTTCCCCTACATCCTGCATCATTTAACGATCCTTTTGATTAACAATCATTTGGCATTTTGGTTGTGTTTTTTTGCTGTCGTTCACATCAGATCACTTGACAGGTTCTGAATTTGATCGTGAAACGGTCGTTCATCTGCCGTTTTACCTAATTTTATCTTTCGGCGTAACTTAATGGTGAAACTTCACTAAAAACGCCCACGTGGACATTGAAAGTGTGCCAAGATCTCTACCTGGGTGTCTCACGCGGTCCACAAGTCCAAAACACAAGAATGGGTTGGCACTGACAAAAATAATACAAAGCTATTTTAGTGCATaaaattgtcagcagtgacagactgctgtttcgggcaAAGTAGCGAAatgcagtttgagaaagggctacTTTGCccaaaacagcagtctgtcactaccGCCAAtcttatgcaataaaagagctttgtaACACTTTTGGTAGTGCCATCCCATTCTTTTGTtttgtagcttaaagagactctgtaacaaaatcttgagccttatttcttctatcctataagttcctatagctgttctaatgtgctctgtcttactgcagccttccctagttgcacagtggctgttatctctgttatatgatttaatcttctctcctctgtcgggtctgttgggctcaggcagtcaggttggaatgtgctgtgctgcttgtgattggatagaagctatacacaccctctccaggccccctgcacactctgtatgactcacacactatgtcttttgtttgtaaacactgcataaaatggcaattacaaaccaggattgcagcagggagtggcagaaacaacaTAGAGGGGCCcatgagaacataatgaatagagtggtatgctttttattgtaagaattttacagtacagattctctttaagggtgcaCTGTGAGCCTAAATTCAAACAGTGTTAGTTTAAAGCTCCTATCTGGTTTATCTTAAATAGTGAAAATCATAACTGTATGGACAACAGTCTCACAACTTCTCTATATTGCACAGCAGTTGTCTGTACAGTAAAACTGTGCAGTTTGCACAGCAACCATCTGTAACTTGATTTTAAAGCTAGGTACCCACTGCAAGACTGAATCGCTTGGAACTGCCAATGAACAAAGTTTCCAcgacctttagggcccattcacactagaaatcgctaaacgctaacgcaaaacgctgagcgtttttctggcgtttttttcctagcgatttttcactgtatatagagcgtttttccagcgattagcgttttgcgatttctagttcaattcaaatacttttattgaaacgctaatcgctccagaatcgctcagaaaacgctgcatgcagcgcgtttgcgtttcagcaaatcgctaaacgcttagatgagaacacttccatacactttcattgtgcacacgtttttcaaatcgctagcgattttcagcaaagctgaaatcgctctgaaaacgcacaagtgtaaatgggcccttatacTAAAGATCTTTTGAGAGGAGATGTGGACAACAGCAATAAACCGCAAGAAGATCACCAACGATAGGATTGTTAGACGAAGAAGGATACTGGGGAAAGTTTTATAGACTTTAGCGGAAAAtatcagttaaagtgaacccgaggtgaaaattaactgatgaaataaacaattatatttatcctcctacttctaaaaatgatttttttaagtatcttatggttttattttatatttaaacatttacaagctACAATGAATGTTtagttgcctctgctcagtgccagtctaataagtgtcccagagttaaaatacaagaactattgaccttttttttctatctctccctgccctcggaaaaattctgccaggaaaacttttatggctgtaatctgcttatcagtgatgtttactatattcccaacaaggtactgacaagacagcagCTGTTACTTCCATATCTAGAaaagaactctttcaggcagcaaaataaaacaagtaaaacagcctggttattagtatgttttgcactgtacatacacatgtttatctcatcaagtcacatatcgcctcgggaATGCTTTAAAGATCTGTACAGACGAGGCAGTGGACGAAGTGATCCGTTTTGAGCATCGTCGTACATCGGCCATCCGTAACCGTCGTTTACCGCTTTTTTAAGAAAGATAGTCACACAGTGTCGTTTGGAACGATCATTCATCTGTCATTTTGACAGATGAAATCTTGCCGTGGGTATGGACCACAAGGCAAACCcatgcagttgcctagggcctgaagagagaccaggggcctggtggatgctagcgccCACTTactcttattaaaaaaaagtcagatgaccatcatcgggggggggggggggggggcgcaaaactgctatcttgcccagAGCCCCATTTCATTATCTGACCTTGAAGTTCACCATTGATAGACTAGGAGCACAACAATGCATTTCACAACAACGTATATTAAAAAACGTTGTTTTTAATACCTAGCACTTGATTGGAATGGAAAATAACATCCTAGCCTGGCTGTAGATTCCAGGTGAAGATCTAGCTGGCAATGAGATGGGTTAGATTTTACTTTCTATGTGATGAACTGAAATCCTCATAAAATTACAGGTACATCTAATAGCTTTATGCATTCTTCTCCTTCCCCACATCAGTTTCTGTCATTGTCTCTTCTGGATTCTCATTCTCCTGCTTTCTCTTCTCACTCTATAGACCTTCTCCCTGTCACTAATACGCTCTCCTGTCGCTGtcattctccctcctcccctgatCTTCCTGCTTCAACCCTTTCTATGAAATGACATGTGTTTGTCACTTTGAGATGAGTGGGGTGGGGGCAGGTTTGGGGGTGAGCCACCCCACCTCTTCTCTTGCATGTCTCTGCATGACAGGACTAAAAATGAAAATCCTGTTTCTAATGACTTTTTGCTGCTATGTTAAaactgcaagaaaaaaaataatgatttcaCCCCTTTACTGCCAGTGCACAGGTACATATCCGCACAAAAGATTGCATTGCCTTTGTATTTAAAGCAAGATATCTATCCATATTGGCCGGCGGAGAGTACTGCAAGTCCAACGCAAATCTTATAGTACAGCACAGTGATCAAGGCATGTACACAACCGCTGATGTAGTGTGTAGCAGGACTCATGGTGAGAGCTTAGGAGCAGtgggatcagctgatagatttgtaaggccgtGATGTGCTGGGCATAATCACGTGTCCCTTCTGTTTGCTACGTAGGCTAAACACAGGAAGTGATGACAACAAATCAAAGCTTTGCAAATCTTTCAGTAGATCACATGTGTTTCCCTGAGTTCTGCTTCACTCGAGCATCTCTTCTGGTTACTAGAGAGTCAGCCTTTCGCTCCAGTGGTTGGATAGCGTAGCGattgagggctctgcctctaacacaggcgACTTGGGttagaatctcagctctgcctattTAGTAAGccacacctattcagtaaggagaccttgggcaagactctctaacaccgcTACTGTTTACTGAGCGCGgcctagtgtctgcagctctggcgatttgagtccgccaggagaaaatgttaataactaaataaatgttctgtgttttgtctcTAGAAATAATGGCAAGGTGACCAtggcaaaaaaaaggaaaaactgcTAAGAACGTTAGCTGAATAGTAATCTGCAGCTTCTATATAGAAGTTTTCTCTCTTTATCTACCTCTTACATGCTTAAAGGTGCCCCTTAACAAAACAATTTCCTGAACGATGGACCGGCCAATCCAATAATTTCGATTGGTTGAAAACTTTCGTTCTGGCCCACAAATGGGAAAAGGCAACCAATCTGATAATAATCAGTGGCATCAATGAAAAAACAACTTTCATTATAGATTGGCACCACCAAAACTGCCTGATTGGATCGATCAGATGGTTGAAAATTGTATTgtgaatgggcaccttaagtgatATAGCAGCACACCAGTGCCAATCCAGTCCAGCTTGGAAAAGTATATTGTTAGTCTGGGCCTTCACTTCCTCTCAGCATCctgagacacacatacacactgcagatCACCCTTTGAGCTTCCTCTTTATTGCAGCCTGCAGCATTCCATGAGAACCGAATGCTCTTCCACTAGCTATCTGCACCTATTGCAGGCAATGGCAACACTGTTTA
This DNA window, taken from Hyperolius riggenbachi isolate aHypRig1 chromosome 3, aHypRig1.pri, whole genome shotgun sequence, encodes the following:
- the EGR3 gene encoding early growth response protein 3 — protein: MTGKLLDKLPVNMTSLLPDTLYAEEGQDLPGALSIYPSGSNEQHYSAMSADNVMDLGMANDKSSQDLSYTGTFQPGNKTVTYLGKFSFDSPSNWCQENIISLMSAGILSVPTSQATGASGGGNSGGNGSLMGQTQSDVESMFHSLPPYSSCGDLYHDQMSFQGGSMTPYTTQDYSSTKQSLDSSVFPMIPDYNLFHHNTEIPTVDQKPFQNMEAMRVNPPPITPLETIKAFKEKQVLPSFGGMSHQPPLTLKPIRPRKYPNRPSKTPVHERPHACPAEGCDRRFSRSDELTRHLRIHTGHKPFQCRICMRSFSRSDHLTTHIRTHTGEKPFACDFCGRKFARSDERKRHAKIHLKQKDKKAGEKAGCSPSVSGAPAVTTCA